From Anopheles funestus chromosome 3RL, idAnoFuneDA-416_04, whole genome shotgun sequence, a single genomic window includes:
- the LOC125771851 gene encoding uncharacterized protein LOC125771851 isoform X1, with product MQKDSVTDVLGLLRLTETMKIAASVTTCLLVAFLLTINVEAQENVLTRVAPSMLECYENGHIFERDNRLPMTMNMLIELIRKVEDSPGFQQDIRQLAISMLHRFRQDGIVRAPGVSTVSGVIPFSPTEFQFTKHRVLFSRLLPGNAVNFPNATLSIDERCALHFMLSNSIDRRVRGDENIRCSQLSQYRAARVPRELDFKDRSRLRSNYLGDNEMLEQPEMDRIREHIKKIKHNAASVARLEMDPDEDQPDDEPQEAAAEEEEPQEEPEAAAAAEEEETGEPLEEDEALGEIGDVSLVDIASNAISACPVENGVVYTPWGSVMAGTVLAGIAAGLEPQTVQFRDLVPRSDQYRSRQVQTMVVDNRWAATLSGDLAEVSLLHAPSVTNNVQVGAAGAWNRTVAPRWYFLSQRENLQMTDTEIRAGIDGLLLATNIAEWRSRANNLRLSQVLDMYYSQRGVFNDTVRSCNRRDLFTTVAPMQQLRAQTVAFSTVLDKEMQMPFTITQDAIINFSDRATDALANYIPSALNDLTCEATAIVTNDQTVWRAASDLYIFVDAAWPHRDVYSVVSNILDSVDVGRFGTNYTILNARDGNVIVNSTQFLSDFHLTYTPQLHQTQPNGLNIPNVFRRLREETNNLMAAERRTNNLSGRSKIALLIVHTDRVSEGDTNFAIQHLQIFREEVPDLRFLYLAAGDPGRFNRFVRDERRDVFPLRELESGSVVDTVRVQLTPVIHRVQQEPRRIVNPRCGQDWVQENWGSNSMNQFVEPRGVNFYRLHPNYFFREGNNRRLRIQGHGFATLTVCHSRWVERPRQNSTENRDNIQCRTINTDAYDIDLSNPCDGHSVIHTCPPLFVSVEGPLNPPAVIRCSEPECRFPDNARYAIVLDNMGCFSGASRTVSTLLTAVMAALVLALFK from the exons ATGCAAAAAGATAGTGTTACGGATGTGCTTGGCT TGTTGAGATTGACCGAAACCATGAAGATAGCGGCGTCGGTAACGACGTGTCTGTTGGTGGCCTTTCTACTAACCATCAACGTAGAAGCACAGGAAAATGTCCTCACCCGGGTGGCACCGTCAATGCTGGAGTGTTACGAGAATGGACACATCTTCGAGCGGGACAATCGTCTGCCGATGACGATGAACATGTTGATTGAGCTGATCCGGAAAGTGGAGGATTCCCCAGGATTTCAGCAGGACATTCGTCAGCTGGCCATCAGCATGCTGCATCGTTTCCGGCAGGACGGTATAGTGCGTGCACCGGGAGTATCAACCGTGTCCGGTGTGATTCCATTCAGTCCGACCGAGTTCCAGTTTACGAAGCATCGCGTGCTGTTTTCCCGCTTGCTTCCAGGCAATGCGGTCAACTTTCCGAATGCTACCTTGAGCATTGACGAGAGG TGTGCTCTCCATTTTATGCTATCAAACTCGATTGATCGTCGTGTTCGTGGGGACGAGAACATTCGCTGCTCACAGCTATCACAATATCGGGCCGCTCGAGTACCACGTGAACTAGATTTTAAGGATCGGAGCAGACTGCGTTCAAATTACCTCGGGGACAATGAGATGCTGGAGCAACCAGAAATGGATCGCATACGGGAACACATCAAGAAGATTAAACATAATGCTGCGTCGGTCGCACGACTCGAGATGGATCCGGACGAAGATCAGCCAGATGACGAACCTCAGGAAGCGGCCGCGGAAGAGGAAGAACCACAAGAGGAACCCGaggcagctgcagcagcagaagaagagGAAACGGGTGAACCACTGGAGGAAGATGAAGCACTAGGGGAGATTGGTGACGTGAGCCTGGTGGATATTGCATCGAACGCTATCAGTGCCTGTCCGGTGGAGAATGGAGTGGTCTATACACCTTGGGGCTCGGTAATGGCCGGTACAGTGTTAGCTGGTATTGCGGCAGGCTTGGAACCTCAAACCGTACAATTTCGCGATCTTGTACCACGCTCCGATCAGTACCGTAGCCGACAGGTTCAGACGATGGTTGTGGACAATCGTTGGGCAGCGACGCTGTCGGGCGATTTGGCCGAGGTTAGTTTACTGCATGCACCATCTGTTACAAACAATGTGCAGGTAGGAGCAGCCGGTGCATGGAATCGAACTGTGGCCCCGCGTTGGTATTTCCTGAGCCAGCGAGAAAATTTACAAATGACTGACACGGAGATACGGGCCGGAATCGACGGCTTACtgttggctacaaacatcgcCGAATGGCGTAGCCGTGCGAACAACTTACGGTTGAGTCAGGTGTTGGACATGTACTACTCACAACGTGGAGTGTTTAACGACACGGTGCGTTCGTGCAATCGTCGCGATCTCTTCACGACCGTTGCACCGATGCAGCAGCTGCGCGCGCAGACGGTCGCATTTAGTACGGTGCTGGATAAGGAGATGCAAATGCCATTCACCATCACACAGGACGCCATTATAAATTTCTCAGACAGAGCTACTGATGCGCTGGCTAATTATATTC CTTCCGCTCTGAACGATCTGACGTGCGAAGCAACAGCGATCGTAACGAACGACCAAACCGTTTGGAGAGCGGCTTCCgatttgtacatttttgtcGATGCTGCCTGGCCACACCGTGATGTGTACTCCGTTGTGTC GAATATTCTCGATTCGGTCGATGTTGGTCGCTTTGGTACTAACTATACGATTTTGAATGCCCGTGATGGAAATGTGATCGTAAACTCAACACAGTTTCTGTCGGACTTCCATTTGACATACACTCCCCAGCTGCATCAAACCC AACCGAATGGATTGAATATCCCGAATGTGTTCCGACGACTGCGCGAGGAAACGAACAATCTGATGGCTGCCGAACGCCGTACCAATAATCTTAGTGGACGGTCGAAGATCGCACTACTGATTGTACATACGGACCGTGTAAGTGAAGGTGACACCAACTTTGCCATTCAGCATCTGCAAATCTTCCGCGAAGAAGTGCCGGATCTGCGTTTCCTATATCTAGCAGCCGGAGATCCTGGTCGATTCAATCGATTCGTGCGTGACGAGCGGCGTGACGTGTTTCCGTTGCGTGAGCTAGAATCCGGATCTGTGGTGGATACGGTGCGCGTACAGCTTACTCCCGTTATACACCGCGTACAGCAGGAACCGAGAAGGATAGTGAATCCCCGCTGTGGCCAAGACTGGGTGCAGGAAAACTGGGGCTCAAACTCGATGAACCAGTTCGTGGAACCGCGCGGTGTGAATTTCTACCGTTTGCATCCGAACTACTTCTTCCGAGAGGGTAACAACAGACGTCTGCGCATCCAGGGTCACGGGTTTGCAACGCTAACAGTCTGCCATTCCCGTTGGGTTGAACGTCCAAG ACAAAATTCAACCGAAAATCGAGACAACATCCAATGCCGCACGATTAACACCGACGCGTACGATATAGATTTGTCAAACCCTTGCGATGGTCACTCAGTGATTCATACCTGTCCGCCGCTGTTTGTGTCCGTGGAAGGTCCTCTGAATCCTCCCGCCGTCATCCGTTGCTCTGAGCCGGAATGTCGCTTTCCGGACAATGCGCGATATGCTATCGTGCTCGACAATATGGGTTGCTTCAGTGGTGCTAGCAGAACGGTCAGCACACTACTGACGGCGGTCATGGCTGCATTGGTACTAGCACTGTTTAAGTAA
- the LOC125771851 gene encoding uncharacterized protein LOC125771851 isoform X2, whose product MCLAVSVLLRLTETMKIAASVTTCLLVAFLLTINVEAQENVLTRVAPSMLECYENGHIFERDNRLPMTMNMLIELIRKVEDSPGFQQDIRQLAISMLHRFRQDGIVRAPGVSTVSGVIPFSPTEFQFTKHRVLFSRLLPGNAVNFPNATLSIDERCALHFMLSNSIDRRVRGDENIRCSQLSQYRAARVPRELDFKDRSRLRSNYLGDNEMLEQPEMDRIREHIKKIKHNAASVARLEMDPDEDQPDDEPQEAAAEEEEPQEEPEAAAAAEEEETGEPLEEDEALGEIGDVSLVDIASNAISACPVENGVVYTPWGSVMAGTVLAGIAAGLEPQTVQFRDLVPRSDQYRSRQVQTMVVDNRWAATLSGDLAEVSLLHAPSVTNNVQVGAAGAWNRTVAPRWYFLSQRENLQMTDTEIRAGIDGLLLATNIAEWRSRANNLRLSQVLDMYYSQRGVFNDTVRSCNRRDLFTTVAPMQQLRAQTVAFSTVLDKEMQMPFTITQDAIINFSDRATDALANYIPSALNDLTCEATAIVTNDQTVWRAASDLYIFVDAAWPHRDVYSVVSNILDSVDVGRFGTNYTILNARDGNVIVNSTQFLSDFHLTYTPQLHQTQPNGLNIPNVFRRLREETNNLMAAERRTNNLSGRSKIALLIVHTDRVSEGDTNFAIQHLQIFREEVPDLRFLYLAAGDPGRFNRFVRDERRDVFPLRELESGSVVDTVRVQLTPVIHRVQQEPRRIVNPRCGQDWVQENWGSNSMNQFVEPRGVNFYRLHPNYFFREGNNRRLRIQGHGFATLTVCHSRWVERPRQNSTENRDNIQCRTINTDAYDIDLSNPCDGHSVIHTCPPLFVSVEGPLNPPAVIRCSEPECRFPDNARYAIVLDNMGCFSGASRTVSTLLTAVMAALVLALFK is encoded by the exons ATGTGCTTGGCTGTtagtgtct TGTTGAGATTGACCGAAACCATGAAGATAGCGGCGTCGGTAACGACGTGTCTGTTGGTGGCCTTTCTACTAACCATCAACGTAGAAGCACAGGAAAATGTCCTCACCCGGGTGGCACCGTCAATGCTGGAGTGTTACGAGAATGGACACATCTTCGAGCGGGACAATCGTCTGCCGATGACGATGAACATGTTGATTGAGCTGATCCGGAAAGTGGAGGATTCCCCAGGATTTCAGCAGGACATTCGTCAGCTGGCCATCAGCATGCTGCATCGTTTCCGGCAGGACGGTATAGTGCGTGCACCGGGAGTATCAACCGTGTCCGGTGTGATTCCATTCAGTCCGACCGAGTTCCAGTTTACGAAGCATCGCGTGCTGTTTTCCCGCTTGCTTCCAGGCAATGCGGTCAACTTTCCGAATGCTACCTTGAGCATTGACGAGAGG TGTGCTCTCCATTTTATGCTATCAAACTCGATTGATCGTCGTGTTCGTGGGGACGAGAACATTCGCTGCTCACAGCTATCACAATATCGGGCCGCTCGAGTACCACGTGAACTAGATTTTAAGGATCGGAGCAGACTGCGTTCAAATTACCTCGGGGACAATGAGATGCTGGAGCAACCAGAAATGGATCGCATACGGGAACACATCAAGAAGATTAAACATAATGCTGCGTCGGTCGCACGACTCGAGATGGATCCGGACGAAGATCAGCCAGATGACGAACCTCAGGAAGCGGCCGCGGAAGAGGAAGAACCACAAGAGGAACCCGaggcagctgcagcagcagaagaagagGAAACGGGTGAACCACTGGAGGAAGATGAAGCACTAGGGGAGATTGGTGACGTGAGCCTGGTGGATATTGCATCGAACGCTATCAGTGCCTGTCCGGTGGAGAATGGAGTGGTCTATACACCTTGGGGCTCGGTAATGGCCGGTACAGTGTTAGCTGGTATTGCGGCAGGCTTGGAACCTCAAACCGTACAATTTCGCGATCTTGTACCACGCTCCGATCAGTACCGTAGCCGACAGGTTCAGACGATGGTTGTGGACAATCGTTGGGCAGCGACGCTGTCGGGCGATTTGGCCGAGGTTAGTTTACTGCATGCACCATCTGTTACAAACAATGTGCAGGTAGGAGCAGCCGGTGCATGGAATCGAACTGTGGCCCCGCGTTGGTATTTCCTGAGCCAGCGAGAAAATTTACAAATGACTGACACGGAGATACGGGCCGGAATCGACGGCTTACtgttggctacaaacatcgcCGAATGGCGTAGCCGTGCGAACAACTTACGGTTGAGTCAGGTGTTGGACATGTACTACTCACAACGTGGAGTGTTTAACGACACGGTGCGTTCGTGCAATCGTCGCGATCTCTTCACGACCGTTGCACCGATGCAGCAGCTGCGCGCGCAGACGGTCGCATTTAGTACGGTGCTGGATAAGGAGATGCAAATGCCATTCACCATCACACAGGACGCCATTATAAATTTCTCAGACAGAGCTACTGATGCGCTGGCTAATTATATTC CTTCCGCTCTGAACGATCTGACGTGCGAAGCAACAGCGATCGTAACGAACGACCAAACCGTTTGGAGAGCGGCTTCCgatttgtacatttttgtcGATGCTGCCTGGCCACACCGTGATGTGTACTCCGTTGTGTC GAATATTCTCGATTCGGTCGATGTTGGTCGCTTTGGTACTAACTATACGATTTTGAATGCCCGTGATGGAAATGTGATCGTAAACTCAACACAGTTTCTGTCGGACTTCCATTTGACATACACTCCCCAGCTGCATCAAACCC AACCGAATGGATTGAATATCCCGAATGTGTTCCGACGACTGCGCGAGGAAACGAACAATCTGATGGCTGCCGAACGCCGTACCAATAATCTTAGTGGACGGTCGAAGATCGCACTACTGATTGTACATACGGACCGTGTAAGTGAAGGTGACACCAACTTTGCCATTCAGCATCTGCAAATCTTCCGCGAAGAAGTGCCGGATCTGCGTTTCCTATATCTAGCAGCCGGAGATCCTGGTCGATTCAATCGATTCGTGCGTGACGAGCGGCGTGACGTGTTTCCGTTGCGTGAGCTAGAATCCGGATCTGTGGTGGATACGGTGCGCGTACAGCTTACTCCCGTTATACACCGCGTACAGCAGGAACCGAGAAGGATAGTGAATCCCCGCTGTGGCCAAGACTGGGTGCAGGAAAACTGGGGCTCAAACTCGATGAACCAGTTCGTGGAACCGCGCGGTGTGAATTTCTACCGTTTGCATCCGAACTACTTCTTCCGAGAGGGTAACAACAGACGTCTGCGCATCCAGGGTCACGGGTTTGCAACGCTAACAGTCTGCCATTCCCGTTGGGTTGAACGTCCAAG ACAAAATTCAACCGAAAATCGAGACAACATCCAATGCCGCACGATTAACACCGACGCGTACGATATAGATTTGTCAAACCCTTGCGATGGTCACTCAGTGATTCATACCTGTCCGCCGCTGTTTGTGTCCGTGGAAGGTCCTCTGAATCCTCCCGCCGTCATCCGTTGCTCTGAGCCGGAATGTCGCTTTCCGGACAATGCGCGATATGCTATCGTGCTCGACAATATGGGTTGCTTCAGTGGTGCTAGCAGAACGGTCAGCACACTACTGACGGCGGTCATGGCTGCATTGGTACTAGCACTGTTTAAGTAA
- the LOC125771851 gene encoding uncharacterized protein LOC125771851 isoform X3, whose product MKIAASVTTCLLVAFLLTINVEAQENVLTRVAPSMLECYENGHIFERDNRLPMTMNMLIELIRKVEDSPGFQQDIRQLAISMLHRFRQDGIVRAPGVSTVSGVIPFSPTEFQFTKHRVLFSRLLPGNAVNFPNATLSIDERCALHFMLSNSIDRRVRGDENIRCSQLSQYRAARVPRELDFKDRSRLRSNYLGDNEMLEQPEMDRIREHIKKIKHNAASVARLEMDPDEDQPDDEPQEAAAEEEEPQEEPEAAAAAEEEETGEPLEEDEALGEIGDVSLVDIASNAISACPVENGVVYTPWGSVMAGTVLAGIAAGLEPQTVQFRDLVPRSDQYRSRQVQTMVVDNRWAATLSGDLAEVSLLHAPSVTNNVQVGAAGAWNRTVAPRWYFLSQRENLQMTDTEIRAGIDGLLLATNIAEWRSRANNLRLSQVLDMYYSQRGVFNDTVRSCNRRDLFTTVAPMQQLRAQTVAFSTVLDKEMQMPFTITQDAIINFSDRATDALANYIPSALNDLTCEATAIVTNDQTVWRAASDLYIFVDAAWPHRDVYSVVSNILDSVDVGRFGTNYTILNARDGNVIVNSTQFLSDFHLTYTPQLHQTQPNGLNIPNVFRRLREETNNLMAAERRTNNLSGRSKIALLIVHTDRVSEGDTNFAIQHLQIFREEVPDLRFLYLAAGDPGRFNRFVRDERRDVFPLRELESGSVVDTVRVQLTPVIHRVQQEPRRIVNPRCGQDWVQENWGSNSMNQFVEPRGVNFYRLHPNYFFREGNNRRLRIQGHGFATLTVCHSRWVERPRQNSTENRDNIQCRTINTDAYDIDLSNPCDGHSVIHTCPPLFVSVEGPLNPPAVIRCSEPECRFPDNARYAIVLDNMGCFSGASRTVSTLLTAVMAALVLALFK is encoded by the exons ATGAAGATAGCGGCGTCGGTAACGACGTGTCTGTTGGTGGCCTTTCTACTAACCATCAACGTAGAAGCACAGGAAAATGTCCTCACCCGGGTGGCACCGTCAATGCTGGAGTGTTACGAGAATGGACACATCTTCGAGCGGGACAATCGTCTGCCGATGACGATGAACATGTTGATTGAGCTGATCCGGAAAGTGGAGGATTCCCCAGGATTTCAGCAGGACATTCGTCAGCTGGCCATCAGCATGCTGCATCGTTTCCGGCAGGACGGTATAGTGCGTGCACCGGGAGTATCAACCGTGTCCGGTGTGATTCCATTCAGTCCGACCGAGTTCCAGTTTACGAAGCATCGCGTGCTGTTTTCCCGCTTGCTTCCAGGCAATGCGGTCAACTTTCCGAATGCTACCTTGAGCATTGACGAGAGG TGTGCTCTCCATTTTATGCTATCAAACTCGATTGATCGTCGTGTTCGTGGGGACGAGAACATTCGCTGCTCACAGCTATCACAATATCGGGCCGCTCGAGTACCACGTGAACTAGATTTTAAGGATCGGAGCAGACTGCGTTCAAATTACCTCGGGGACAATGAGATGCTGGAGCAACCAGAAATGGATCGCATACGGGAACACATCAAGAAGATTAAACATAATGCTGCGTCGGTCGCACGACTCGAGATGGATCCGGACGAAGATCAGCCAGATGACGAACCTCAGGAAGCGGCCGCGGAAGAGGAAGAACCACAAGAGGAACCCGaggcagctgcagcagcagaagaagagGAAACGGGTGAACCACTGGAGGAAGATGAAGCACTAGGGGAGATTGGTGACGTGAGCCTGGTGGATATTGCATCGAACGCTATCAGTGCCTGTCCGGTGGAGAATGGAGTGGTCTATACACCTTGGGGCTCGGTAATGGCCGGTACAGTGTTAGCTGGTATTGCGGCAGGCTTGGAACCTCAAACCGTACAATTTCGCGATCTTGTACCACGCTCCGATCAGTACCGTAGCCGACAGGTTCAGACGATGGTTGTGGACAATCGTTGGGCAGCGACGCTGTCGGGCGATTTGGCCGAGGTTAGTTTACTGCATGCACCATCTGTTACAAACAATGTGCAGGTAGGAGCAGCCGGTGCATGGAATCGAACTGTGGCCCCGCGTTGGTATTTCCTGAGCCAGCGAGAAAATTTACAAATGACTGACACGGAGATACGGGCCGGAATCGACGGCTTACtgttggctacaaacatcgcCGAATGGCGTAGCCGTGCGAACAACTTACGGTTGAGTCAGGTGTTGGACATGTACTACTCACAACGTGGAGTGTTTAACGACACGGTGCGTTCGTGCAATCGTCGCGATCTCTTCACGACCGTTGCACCGATGCAGCAGCTGCGCGCGCAGACGGTCGCATTTAGTACGGTGCTGGATAAGGAGATGCAAATGCCATTCACCATCACACAGGACGCCATTATAAATTTCTCAGACAGAGCTACTGATGCGCTGGCTAATTATATTC CTTCCGCTCTGAACGATCTGACGTGCGAAGCAACAGCGATCGTAACGAACGACCAAACCGTTTGGAGAGCGGCTTCCgatttgtacatttttgtcGATGCTGCCTGGCCACACCGTGATGTGTACTCCGTTGTGTC GAATATTCTCGATTCGGTCGATGTTGGTCGCTTTGGTACTAACTATACGATTTTGAATGCCCGTGATGGAAATGTGATCGTAAACTCAACACAGTTTCTGTCGGACTTCCATTTGACATACACTCCCCAGCTGCATCAAACCC AACCGAATGGATTGAATATCCCGAATGTGTTCCGACGACTGCGCGAGGAAACGAACAATCTGATGGCTGCCGAACGCCGTACCAATAATCTTAGTGGACGGTCGAAGATCGCACTACTGATTGTACATACGGACCGTGTAAGTGAAGGTGACACCAACTTTGCCATTCAGCATCTGCAAATCTTCCGCGAAGAAGTGCCGGATCTGCGTTTCCTATATCTAGCAGCCGGAGATCCTGGTCGATTCAATCGATTCGTGCGTGACGAGCGGCGTGACGTGTTTCCGTTGCGTGAGCTAGAATCCGGATCTGTGGTGGATACGGTGCGCGTACAGCTTACTCCCGTTATACACCGCGTACAGCAGGAACCGAGAAGGATAGTGAATCCCCGCTGTGGCCAAGACTGGGTGCAGGAAAACTGGGGCTCAAACTCGATGAACCAGTTCGTGGAACCGCGCGGTGTGAATTTCTACCGTTTGCATCCGAACTACTTCTTCCGAGAGGGTAACAACAGACGTCTGCGCATCCAGGGTCACGGGTTTGCAACGCTAACAGTCTGCCATTCCCGTTGGGTTGAACGTCCAAG ACAAAATTCAACCGAAAATCGAGACAACATCCAATGCCGCACGATTAACACCGACGCGTACGATATAGATTTGTCAAACCCTTGCGATGGTCACTCAGTGATTCATACCTGTCCGCCGCTGTTTGTGTCCGTGGAAGGTCCTCTGAATCCTCCCGCCGTCATCCGTTGCTCTGAGCCGGAATGTCGCTTTCCGGACAATGCGCGATATGCTATCGTGCTCGACAATATGGGTTGCTTCAGTGGTGCTAGCAGAACGGTCAGCACACTACTGACGGCGGTCATGGCTGCATTGGTACTAGCACTGTTTAAGTAA
- the LOC125771854 gene encoding trypsin-3-like: MTLRLAGVFCLLIASCLAALPRRNEARIVGGSDTSIENHPYLVSLRRLHKHSCGGAILNTNTILTAAHCVFYSELVPSDFEVRVGSTLRNEGGQLSAVSEIHIHPDYNDWTLEWDIAVLKLVSPLQLSATVQPINLPERSFTIADGTGVSIAGWGALYYQGPSTNHLQHVMLPIISNSRCGMAYQNFAPILPFHICAGQKGKDACQGDSGGPLVYQNQVIGIVSWGYGCAFENYPSVYTRVSEFLDYITERL, from the exons ATGACGTTACGGCTCGCTGGGGTGTTCTGTCTGCTAATAGCCAGTTGCTTGGCGGCTC TGCCCAGAAGAAACGAGGCTCGCATCGTTGGTGGCAGTGATACGTCGATCGAGAACCATCCCTACCTGGTGTCGCTCCGACGACTTCACAAGCACAGTTGCGGTGGTGCCATCCTAAACACCAACACCATTCTAACGGCGGCACACTGTGTCTTTTA CTCGGAACTTGTACCGTCAGACTTTGAGGTGCGCGTTGGATCAACGCTCCGCAACGAAGGTGGTCAACTGAGTGCCGTATCCGAGATTCACATACATCCGGACTATAACGATTGGACGTTGGAATGGGATATTGCCGTCCTGAAGCTAGTCAGTCCGCTGCAACTGAGTGCCACCGTTCAACCGATCAATTTACCGGAACGTAGCTTTACCATCGCCGATGGCACTGGTGTGTCCATAGCTGGATGGGGTGCCCTATAC TACCAAGGACCGTCCACTAACCATCTGCAACATGTGATGCTACCTATCATAAGCAACAGTCGATGCGGTATGGCCTATCAGAACTTTGCCCCGATCTTACCGTTCCATATTTGCGCCGGTCAGAAGGGTAAGGATGCATGCCAGGGTGATTCGGGTGGACCGTTAGTTTACCAGAACCAGGTCATCGGAATCGTCTCATGGGGATACGGTTGTGCGTTTGAGAACTACCCATCAGTTTACACTCGAGTGTCTGAGTTCCTGGACTACATCACGGAACGTCTTTAA
- the LOC125771853 gene encoding astacin-like gives MMKFFWIMFYVVAVLNQSMGSPVKRDSEAGMEMASVLEESGGNFEGDIELTSDQEKAVKYGYTAIIGESYKWPNNIVPYTIDTNAFSIVQQNSILSAIQQIELVSCVRFKPRTTETDYVKVMGERTGCWASLGHRGGAQTVNLEPYGCMSRGTIIHEFLHALGFVHMQSASDRDFYVTINWSAIQADRASNFDRYNSNTVEDFGIPYDYDSVMHYGPTAFTYNGQATIIPKQSGVTIGQRVGLSYKDIKRLNYFYPNCY, from the exons ATGATGAAGTTCTTCTGGATCATGTTCTATGTGGTGGCTGTGTTGAATCAGTCTATGGGATCGCCGGTTAAAAGAGACTCTGAAGCAG GCATGGAAATGGCAAGCGTGTTGGAGGAATCAGGTGGCAACTTCGAAGGGGATATAGAGCTCACGAGCGATCAAGAGAAAGCTGTCAAGTACGGCTACACGGCAATCATTGGAGAGTCATACAAGTGGCCGAACAATATCGTACCTTACACGATCGATACTAACGCTTTCA GTATCGTGCAACAGAACAGCATTTTGTCTGCTATCCAGCAGATCGAGCTTGTAAGCTGTGTTCGTTTTAAGCCTCGAACAACAGAAACTGATTACGTGAAAGTGATG GGAGAACGAACTGGTTGTTGGGCTAGCTTAGGTCACCGTGGTGGAGCGCAAACGGTAAACCTGGAACCTTACGGCTGTATGTCCCGTGGTACTATCATACACGAGTTCCTGCATGCGCTTGGCTTCGTTCACATGCAGAGTGCGTCCGATCGTGACTTCTACGTCACGATCAACTGGAGTGCGATTCAGGCTGACAGGGCTTCAAACTTCGATCGGTACAACTCGAACACGGTGGAAGATTTTGGTATTCCTTACGACTACGACAGCGTTATGCACTATGGACCGACGGCATTCACCTACAACGGACAGGCTACGATCATCCCTAAGCAATCGGGTGTCACAATTGGACAACGTGTGGGTCTTAGCTATAAGGACATCAAACGACTTAACTATTTCTACCCGAACTGCTACTAA